In the bacterium genome, ACGAGCGCGAATAGAACCGGATTTGAAGACGGATGCGGAGTTGGTATTTCGTCAGCTCGGCCTCAGTGCTACGCAGGCGATCACGCTGTTTTACAAACAGGTCGTGCTGCGGGGGGGACTCCCTTTCGACATTGAAATTCCCAGGAACACAACACAAAAAACCTTCGATGAGACGGACGCCGGGAAGAATGTCATCGTATGCAAGGATGTTGATGACATGTTCCGTGCGCTCGATATTTGATGCGTACTCCGTCGTATACACGGCAGTTCGAACGTGACGTGCAGCGCATGAAGCGTCGCGGCAAGCCTATGGAGAAACTCAAAAGCATGATCCGGACGCTTGTGGAGGAACGCACACCCGATCCCCTGCACAGGGATCACGCATTGATAGGGAACTGGAAGGGACGAAGGGAGTGTCATCTCGAGTACGACTGGCTGCTCATCTACAAGATCGACGCCGATCGCATCATCTTCGAACGCACCGGCACCCACACCGACCTCTTCAAATAACCTCCAATCAATGGGAACGCGGATTTTCACGGATTTATACGGATTTCCACGGAGACAGGGGAAAGCGCTCGCAAAAACTTCCGTGGAAATCCGTAAGACCCGTGCGGATCCGTGTTCCCATTGATTGGTGTTGTCCGTTTTGTCCGTGTTCCCATTGACATTGTCGCGGTCACTTTGTACTATTGGTTAGACAAATATCTAACACTCGTACGGCAGAGGAAATGGTGATGAGTGAAGCGGGAGCGCCACCGACGCGCTGCATGCATCTGGACATGGATACGTTTTTTGTTTCCGTGGAGCGGCTGATGGATCCGTCGCTGAACGGGAGGCCGGTGATCGTGGGCGGCACGCCGTTTCAGCGCGGGGTTGTGGCGGGTTGTTCGCGGGAGGCGCGGCGCTACGGTGTGCATTCCGCCATGCCGTTGCGGCAGGCGTATGAATGCTGTCCCCAGGCGGTCTTTCTCCATCCCAATTTCACGCATTACGCCGAGTATTCGGACCGCGTGGCCGAGCTGCTGGAAGATTCCGTTCCCGTGCTCGAAAAGGCGTCCATCGACGAATTCTACCTCGACATCAGCGGCTGCGGCCGCGTGCTGGGCGAGGAAGGGGGATGGGGGCAGCGTCTGAAGCACAGCATCATGGGCGAACTGCAGCTGCCGCTCACTTACGGTATTGCGCGCAACAAGCTTGTGGCCAAGGTGGCCAC is a window encoding:
- a CDS encoding type II toxin-antitoxin system YafQ family toxin → MRTPSYTRQFERDVQRMKRRGKPMEKLKSMIRTLVEERTPDPLHRDHALIGNWKGRRECHLEYDWLLIYKIDADRIIFERTGTHTDLFK
- a CDS encoding type II toxin-antitoxin system RelB/DinJ family antitoxin, translating into MNKTSMVRARIEPDLKTDAELVFRQLGLSATQAITLFYKQVVLRGGLPFDIEIPRNTTQKTFDETDAGKNVIVCKDVDDMFRALDI